A region of Oceanicoccus sp. KOV_DT_Chl DNA encodes the following proteins:
- a CDS encoding cupredoxin domain-containing protein, with translation MHRLILIPLIVYSLVSLADKPVFEIDIRDHLFIPAEITIPAQTKVRLVINNRDQTPEEFESYELNREKVIMGGRKANIFIGPLEPGTYPFFGEFNPKTAQGKVTVK, from the coding sequence ATGCACCGACTAATACTCATACCTCTTATTGTATATAGCCTTGTCAGCCTGGCCGATAAACCGGTATTCGAGATTGATATTCGCGACCATTTATTTATTCCCGCCGAAATCACGATTCCAGCACAGACCAAAGTTAGACTGGTAATTAATAACCGCGATCAAACCCCCGAAGAATTTGAAAGCTACGAATTAAACCGGGAAAAAGTCATTATGGGAGGGCGCAAAGCCAATATTTTTATAGGCCCCCTGGAACCTGGAACATACCCTTTTTTTGGTGAATTTAATCCAAAAACCGCACAAGGCAAGGTTACTGTGAAATGA